The genomic window TGGCTCCTGTGGTAGGTGCTGGTGGAGGCGAAGGTGGCGTATATGCAGGAGGAAGCAACCTAGCCCGACAGGAGTCGTTCTCCTTGCCTCCCCCGCTGTGCCGAAAGACGGTGGAGGAGGTGTGGGCTGAGATCAACAGGGAGCCGCGCCCGGTGCATGCCCAGCCTCAGGCCGCGCGACCCTCACAGCAGCCTCCTGTCCAGCCATCGGTTGCGGCCAACGACCGACAGGGGACCCTAGGCGAGATGATGCTGGAGCAGTTCCTTGTCAAGGCCGGCGTGGTCCGGGGATCGGGTGCCGGCGGCCAGGCGCCTGTGCCGGTCGGCATAGTCCATGGACAGATAAACCCCGCGCAGCAGGGGCAACAGCCTGGCCCAATGATGTACCCAATGGCACCAGCCAATGGCATGTTCCCGGTGATGGGAGACGGCATGGGGTTCATCCCCAACGGGTACGCAGGGATGGTTGTggtgccgccaccaccacctccccaAGGCGGGGTGGGTATCGTGAGCCCCGGGTCGTCGGACGGGAGGAGCGCCATGACGCAGGCTGACATGATGAACTGCATGGGCGATGGAGCGAGGATGGAGAGTGGCGGCACCCGGAAACGCGGTGCCCCAGAGGATCAGTCTTGCGAGAGAAGCatcgagcgccgccaccgccgcatgATTAAGAACCGTGAGTCAGCCGCACGATCGCGTGCTAGGAAGCAGGTACTTACCTTGCTGCCAAAATTGTTGGTTTTTATGCAATGCCATTTCTGTAACAGTGGTAACAATGTTGGTGACACTTACACTACATGTCTTTCTAAATCCTACAGGCTTATACCGTGGAGCTTGAAGCTGAACTGAACCACCTCAAGGAGGAGAACGCTCGTCTGAAAGCTGAGGAGGTACGGGGCTGCTGACCAGTGAAAACCATGAGAAAAATCAGTTTTCATATGCTTTTCAGTTCTTACCGTTACTAAACTGTTTCATTGTTTTGTTGCAGAAGACAATTCTGCTGACCAAGAAACAAATGGTATGTACATTTTACTACCATCACCTGGCAATCCTCCTACACTTGCCACCACCTGCCAATTGCTTGTAACAATCCACTATAATTTCTAAGTCTTAAAATAGTCAATGTGTGCATGCTGATGGAAACGCCTTGTGGCGGTGATCTTTTTTTACAGTTGGTGGAGAATATGATAGAACAGTCCAAGGAGAATGTGAACGCCAAGAAGGGTGGCACCCTCTCGCGGCACTGTGGCAGCTGCATCTGGTGAAAGGTGACCCGCCATCCAGCTTCCATAGCCGTGCTCGCAGGAGCATGAGGAGGAATTGTGGTGTTTATAGCAGTAAAATTTTCATTCCGGAGCGGGGTCGTATACTAATTTACTAGTAGTACCTAAAACTATAAGGACCCGGATGTCAATGTTATCTGGTCAAGCAAGTGAACTTCTGTTGTTGTTACTGTTTATATGGGTTTGTCAGAACTTCGGACAGATGGAACAAAAGAAAATTAGCAATATGTTGATGTGTACTTGCTCTTTAACATGATGTGATGCAACGCATGTGGTCCATTTCTggtgtgtgtgggggtggggggtggggttaGAGTTTAGTCACGTGGACGCACTTTATTGCGTCGGTGAATTTTGACCCATTCAAATAACtctaaaatccaatgaaatttgaGCTATTCAAACATGAGATCCCGTGAGCCTTGACAGGTGGTCACCCATCGCCATGCTTGGGTAGTCGATTCCCTTTCCCCTCCTCCACGGCTCGCTGCTTGAGGGTCCGGTTAGCTTTCAATTGCGCTCCCTGGTTGGCCAACCATGACGGCTATCATCAACCTTTATGTTCTTACGGCTGTGTGTATCGGAGGCGAGGGGTGATCCTCTTGCCAATTGCTTGCAAGAACCTAATGACCAAGTCTTAAAACAGTtaatgtgtgcgtgtgtgtgctgaTGGTAACACCCGGTGGTCGTGATTATTTTTACAGCTGATAAAGaagatggaacagtcaaagaagaacGTTAACGCCAAGAAGGGTGACGCCCTATCACGACGCTACGGTAGCTGCATCTGATGAACGGTAACCCGCCATTTAACTTCCATAGCCGTGCTGGTAAGAGGAGGAGGACATGAAATCTGGTTGTTTTGTGTGTTTGATGCAACTGCAGCAGCGACAATTATGGGGTTGATTGTATTTACCTTTTCTACTCAAAGCGGGATGATATATTAATTTACTAGTGGTAACTAAAATCCACAAGGACCCATATATCAGTGTTTATCTGGTCAAGCAAGTAAACTTGTATTGTTGTTTCTGTTTATAGGTGATGATGGGTTTGTCAGAAACTTTAGACAAATGGAACAAAAGAAAATTAGCAATATGTTGATGTGTACTCCGAAACTTCCCTTCTACTTCTGAGCTCAATTGAGTTCAGAACGaatattaatttcaaaaaaatgaaaaattaaacttcaataatttttgatttttttgggtGTAAAATTTGACAAATGTTATCGGTGCTTGCAAATTTCATCCAGAAATAtcattcgtggaagtcatggcaaaaaaacagCACTCCAAAATGCTTTCGAAAATAGCATTTACGGAGTGTTGATTTTTTCTTTTTCACCACGACTTCTAAGAATGTTATTTCGAGATAAAATTTGCAAGCTTTGAgatcatttttcaaagtttgcaccaaaaaattcaggatttttttcttttgtttctttttttgatattactattcattagAGAGCACATGAGCTCGGGGGCATACTTTGTGTCATGTGTACTCGCGCTTTAATATGATGCAATGCTATGTGTGTGGTCCATTTTCCGGTGTATGCTGGAGTCTTTGTGTTTGCTATCTTCTGAAGAACTGGAGATGACACATGAGTTGAGTTTAGTCACGTAGGTGCACTTTATCGTGTAAGTGAAAATTGAGCCATTCAATAGTTATTAAATCCGATAAATTTTTAGCTATTCAAATCAGTGGTCAGACAAAATCCCATGTGAGTTGATAGTAGTTAGCTTTTCTTTTGGGAGAAGCATGGTATAGTCATTTACTAGTGGTACCTAGAACCCATAAGGACCCAAATGCCAGCTTTTATCTAGTCAAGCAAGTGAACTTGTGTTGTTGTTACTATTTATAAATAGGTGATGATGCGTTTATCAGAAATATAAGACAAATGGAACAAAAGAAAGTCAGCAATATGTTGACGTGTACTCGCGCTTTAATATGATGTGATGCTATGTGTGTGTCTATTTTGGAGGTGTGTGTGAGACTCTTCACCTTTTCTCTCTTCTCAAGAAGTGGAGACACACGAGTTGAATTTAGTCACGTGGCCGCACTTTTCGTGTCGGTGAAAGCTATTCAAATAGTTTTTAAACCCAGTGGAATTTGAGCTATTCAAATCATCGGTCACATGGGATTCCATGAGATTTGATGGTGGTCACCCATCGCAATGCTTGGGTAGTCAATCCCCTTTCCTCTCCATCGCGGCTCATTGCTTGAGAGTCTGGTTGGCCTTTAGTTGTGCTCCCTGGTTGGCTAACCATGACGGCGATCATCAACCGTCATACTCTTATGGCTGTGAGAATCAGAGGCCAGGAATGATCCTCTTTTTCTAAGAAAAAAAACCTTCCTACACTTACCATCACCTGCCAATTGCTTGCAACAACCCAATTGCCAAGTCTTAAATAGTAAATGGGTGTGTGTTTATGGTAACACCCAGTGGTAGTGATTTTTTTACACCCGGTGTTGAAGATGATGGAACAGTCCAAGGAGAATGTCAATGCCAAGAAGGGTGGCGCCCTGTCGCAGCACTGCGACAACTCTTCTAGAGGATGGTGAAACGCCATTTAGCTTCCATTGTTATGCCGGTAGGAGGATGAAGAGGAACTGCATACTAGCCATCTTGTGTGTTTGATGCAACTACAACGACAATTATTGTGTTGATAGTAGTTACCTTTTCTTACTAGTAGTACCTGAAAACCATAAGGACCCAAATGTCAGTGTTTATCTGGTCAAGCAAGTGAACTTGCATTGATGTTACTATTTATAGGGGATGAGGGATTTGTTAGAAACTTCAGGCAAACGGAAGAAAACAAAATTAGCAATATTTTGATGTGCACTCGTGCTTTAATATGGTCAGATGCTATGTGTGTGTGGTCCAATTTagatgtgtgtgagtgtgtgtgtgggggggtatcTTCGCCTTTGCTTTCTTCTGAAGAAGTGGAGATGATGCACGAGTTAATAACATGGTCACACTTTTCCGCGTTGGTGAAATATGAGCGTTTAAATAGTTTTTAATCTAGTGAAATTTGAGCTATTCAAATCAATGGTCACGTGGGATCCCGTGAGACTTGACGGTGGTCACCCATTCCAATGCTTGTGTAGTCGATCCCCTTTCCCTTCGTTGCGGCTCGCTTGAGGGTCCGACTAGCCTTGAGTTGTGCTCCCTGGTAGGCCAACCATGAGAGCAATCATCAACCCTCATACAATTAAGGATGGGTGCGTGTGAGGCCAAAGGTGGTCCTCCTTTTTCTAGGAAAAAAACATCCTAAGCTTACCATCATTTGCCAATTGCTTACAACAACCTAATTGGCAAGTAACACCCCGTTGTCGTATTTTTTTACAGCTGGTGGAGAAGATGATTGAACAGTACGTCCAAGGAGAACGTCAACGCCAAGAAGGATGGCGCCCTGTCGTGGCGCTGCGACAACTGCATCTGGTGAATGGTGACCTGCGATTCAGCTTCCATAGTCATGTTGGTAGGAGGATGAGCAAGACTTGCATTCTGGCCTTTTTGTGTGTTTGATGCAGCTACAACGACATTTGCGGTGTCGATAGTATAGTTATTTATTCTTTTCGGAGCGGGGTGGTATAGTAATTTACTATAGTAGTATCTAAAACCCATAAGGACCCAAATGTCAGAAAGTGAACTTGTGTTGTTGTTACATTTTATAGGTGATGATGGGTTTGTTAAAAACTTCAGTCAAACGAAAAAACAAAATCAGCAATATGTTGATATGTACTAATGCTTTAATATGATGGGATGCTACGTGTGTGTTCCATTTTGGATGTGTGTGTGGGACTCTTCACCTTTACTCTCTTCTGAAGAAGTGGAGATGACACACGAATTGAGTTAGTCACATAGGcgcactgatacgtctctgtcgtatctataatttttgattgttccatgccaatattcttcaattttcatatacttttggcaaatttttgtaCTATTTTgggaactaacatattgatccagtgcccagtgccagttcctgtttgttgcatgttttatgtttcgcagaaatccAATATTGAACGGAGTCCAAaggggataaaaacggacggagaattattttggaatatttgtgatttttgggaagtaaaatcaacgcgagacggtgcccgagggggccaggagataggggggcgccctagggaggcaggcgcgccctggaatCTACTGGgccccctgtaaggcggttgacgctcttcttttgccgcaagaaagctaattttatgagaaaaatctgggcgaaagattcacccccatcggagttacggatctccggatataaaagaaacggtgaaggggaaggatctgggaacgcagaaacaaagagagacagagagatagatccaatctcggaggggctctcgcccctcccaagccatgggagccaaggaccagaggggaaacccttctcccatcgagggagaaggtcaaggaagaagaagaagaaggtgggggggggggtctctctcccccttgcttccggtggcgccgaaacactcccggaggccatcatcatcaccgcgatctacaccaacaccgtcatcatcttcaccaacgtctccatcaccttcccccatctatattcagcggtccactctccccaacccgctgtaccctctacttgaacatggtgctttatgcttcatattattatccaattatgtgttgccatcctatgatgtctgagtagattttcgttgtcctaccggtgatggATGAATTGCTattattggtttgaattgcatgttttattattggtgctgtcctattgtgccctccgtgtcgcgcaagcgtgagggattcccgctatagggtttgcaatatgttcatgatttgcttatggtgggtggcgtgagtgacagaagcacagacccgagtaagtaggttgtttgcgtatgggataaaggggacttgatactttaatgctatggttgggttttaccttaatgatctttagtagttgcggatgcttgctagagttccaaccataagtgcatatgatccaagaagagaaagtatgttagcttatgcctctccctcaaatagaattgcaatagtgattaccggtctagtaatgtaCTCAATTGctcagggacaatttcacaactcctaccatcacttttccacactcactatatttaatttattgcatctttatctaaacaacccctactttttatttacgtgctctttattatcttgcaaacctatcctatcacacttacaaagtacttctagtttcatacttgttctaggtaaagtgaacactaagcatgcgtagagtcgtatcagtggcagatagggcttgagagaatatttgttctacctttagctcctcgttgggttcgacactcttacttatcgaaagaggctacaactatcccgtatacttgcgggttatcaagaccattttctggcgccattgccggggggtcatagcgtggggtgaatattctcgtgtgtgcttgtttgctttatcactaagtaatttttatttgttgttcttagttgttctctatctttagttatgggtaggaaacgcaaaataccaaaaaaattagttgtacctactgaaccaatggttgaagaaccactcaaaatctatcacactcctgaagctttttacttggatcatcttcgatccctttctgctcgtgctgaaaccccaactagcttagttgagggcaaatctttagatgagcacgcTTGTTATGcgtgacaccgtatatctgaaaaagggaaacttttactggatcaaattcatcatttgcaatgctatgcttggactttatgtgaattatatgatgttacttgttgtgcttaaaaccctaagaaacaccttccctaccaatgtgaggttactgataatggaatcgtatcttcgtatgctaagggtgtttataattgctgtgatgttcaacaaattgaagaatttgttgcttttaagggtgcttatgaaattgcttctttgattgaaaagtatgatgctactctctacaaatctgaaaattttgccatacttgaatattgttatgataattatgcttctaatgcctatgttaaaccatatattgagaaattctctgttgtccaagaagagactaatattttgcaggaagctatggaagaagaaattgatgaaactgtgagctcattggatgaaaaatatgatgaggagagcaaagaagaaaaggaggaagagcagattagctacccatgcccaccttctaatgagagtaactcttcaactcataccttgtttaattccccttcatgcttaccgaaggatgattgctatgatgattgttatgatcccgtgggttctcttgaaatacccctttttgatgatgcttggtatgcttgtggccaagatgccaatatgaatgatgcttatggagatgaacttgctatagttccttatgttaaacattaaattttttctattgcacccacgtatgatagtcctattatctttgtgaatcctccaaactacactatatcagagaagtttgtgcttattaaggattatattgatgggttgccttttaccattgcacatgatgattttgatgaatgtaatatgcatgttcttgctgctcctacttgcaactaTTATTAGAGAGGGATTATATCTCCACTCTCTATGTTTTCAATATattaaattgcaagaaactgtttatactatgcattggcctttactatgtgtgcatgaattgttcttttatgacatgccgatgcataggaagagagttacactttgttgttgcatgatatatgttactttgtgctcactactaaattacaaatcattgttaattaaaattggctttgatataccttgggatccgggtggattcattacctgagcactatatgcctagcttaatggctataaagaaagcgctgccagggagataaccccgaagttttagagagtcatttatttatatTGAGTGCTTTTAaatagtttaaaaacacaaaaataaagaggggaacccaaaacttttcaaaaaggaaagtgaaagtgagaaagacaagcattgtcgaagtgggagctagccttgaactttgttcatgctcacggaaactttgtgaatcctgattacagaaaattttcatcaaaaataattatccccttgtacaattccattgtattataaaaataatgtgccaaggtttgcctttaggatgtttacaatgcttgttggttcgCATGGTGCAgtacagaaactttggctgtagtgcgtgattttacattttttactggaacgccaaatggttctgattctttttgcacagtCTTTCTCTACAACCTGTTTATttgtcctaattttggtagaatttgtggggtACCATAAGTTTGgggaatgttcagattgctacagactgttctgtttttgacagattctgtttttgatgcatagtttgcttgttttgatgaatctatcaatttatacaAGTGGATTAggccatgaaaaagttatgttacagtagaaaaaaatgcaaaaacaaaatatgaattggtttgctacagtacttagagtggtgatttgctctattatactaacggatcttaccaagttttctgttgaaattttgtgtggatgaagtgtttgattgaggaggtctcgatatgaggaaaaggaagagaggcaagagctcatgtttggggatgcccgaggcaccccaagtaaatattcaaggagactcaagcgtctaagcttggggatgccccggaaggcaacccctctttcttcaacaagtatcggtattttttcgtattcgtttcgtttatgcgatatgtgcaagtcttggagcgtaatttccatttagttttcacttttattttatgcaccatgctggtatcagatagtccttggttgatttatagaatactcattgcacttcacttaaatcttttgagtatggctttatagaatgcttcatgtgtttcacttatatcatttgaagtttggattgcctgtttctcttcacatagaaacccgccatttgtagaatactcttttgcttcacttatatttgttagagcgtgggaatatcttttgtagaaagaattaaattctcttgcttcacttatatctatttagagagatgacatgaattggtcattcacatggttagtcataaaatcccacataaaacttgtagatcactgaatatgatatgtttgattccttgtaatagttttgcgatataaaggtagtgatattagagtcgtgctagttgagtaattgtgaaattgagaaatacttttgttgaggtttgcaagtcccgtagcatgcacgtatggtgaatcgttatgtaacgaagttggagcatgaggtgttctttgattgctttccttaggagtggaggtcgggatcgcgcgatggttaactcctaccaacccttcccctaggagcatgcgtagtagtactttgcttcaagggcaagtagacttttgcaataagtatatgagttctttatgactaatgtgagtccatggatatacgcacactcacccttccactgtgctagcctctattgtgccgcgcaactttcgccggtttcatgaacccattatttaccttcctcaaaaagcc from Triticum aestivum cultivar Chinese Spring chromosome 3B, IWGSC CS RefSeq v2.1, whole genome shotgun sequence includes these protein-coding regions:
- the LOC123065957 gene encoding bZIP transcription factor ABI5 homolog — its product is MASEMSKDVKFSKEEVTSHPHILEAEEQTVAAARQSSIFALKLDELQYSVCEAGRNFGSMNMDEFMSNIWNAEEFQAATGGGLVGMEVAPVVGAGGGEGGVYAGGSNLARQESFSLPPPLCRKTVEEVWAEINREPRPVHAQPQAARPSQQPPVQPSVAANDRQGTLGEMMLEQFLVKAGVVRGSGAGGQAPVPVGIVHGQINPAQQGQQPGPMMYPMAPANGMFPVMGDGMGFIPNGYAGMVVVPPPPPPQGGVGIVSPGSSDGRSAMTQADMMNCMGDGARMESGGTRKRGAPEDQSCERSIERRHRRMIKNRESAARSRARKQAYTVELEAELNHLKEENARLKAEEKTILLTKKQMLVENMIEQSKENVNAKKGGTLSRHCGSCIW